One Periophthalmus magnuspinnatus isolate fPerMag1 chromosome 4, fPerMag1.2.pri, whole genome shotgun sequence genomic window, CCATGACGATCCTGCACTGAAGAAAACGGCCTTTAAAATCAACCTGGCAAAACCCAACCAAAACAATTTCGATGAGACCAATGGACCAATTTATCCATACCAGAGTATGTTAGCGTGTGagaatgcaccctttgatgcaAATCACTTCAGATTCTTTAGAGTGGAAAAGGATAAGTATGAATACAATGTTGTCCCATTTGAAGAAAGTGATCTAACCACTTGGACTGGGGATTACCTGTCATGGTGGCCAAATCCTCAGGAATTCAGAGCATGCTATATCAAGGTCAGGATTAATGGGCAAAAGGAAGTAATGGTCCGTTCAAGAAATTTTGGAGGAACACATAGGGCCACTGCAGGCAGGCTTTATGGCATTAGAGATATTCGGAGCACCAGGGACATGCGGGAGGCTAATACATCAGCTGCATGTCTTGAATTCAAATGTAGCGGGATGTTATTTGACCAAGCAGCGGTGGATAGATCTCTCATAACTGTGCTTCCTCAAGCCAACTGCCGAAGAACCGTCACCAACAGTCTCCTCCAAGAGTATCTGATCAAGCACCCACCAACTGCCCCAAACAATGAAACGCATGGATTCACTATGCTAGCCCCTGTGGATCCTCTTGGACACAACTATGGCATCTACACCGTCACAGACCAAAATCCAAAAGTGGCCAAAGAGATTGCTATAGGACGCTGTTTTGATGGCACCTCAGACGGCTATTCCAGGGAGATGAAAGCCGATGCAGGAATAGCACTGACTTTCCACTGTCCGGAGAGGAAACTTAACAGAGAGAGTCTGTTTCAGCGATTACAGACCAATCCAGGCCAAACACTGGCACAGATGGCCAGAGAcatgagagagatggagggggtgCAGGTGCAGAGGTCTCGAGTAGTGGCCTACCCATCAGAGCAACAGGGCAGGACCCCGAGTCGCAGAGTCACCTCCACAACCCGTAGAAGGATGAATATTCGTGCTTCACAACGGCAGTAAATACTGTATCATGGGTAGGTTTGCTCACTGACTATATTTTTTGTGAGTAAAAATTCTGATGAGttatattctttcttttttatcgtTCCCAGGTGCCAAACCAAGAATTATTAATGAAGAGATAATTTAATGAGCATGAACTTTTTTGACAACCGCAAACCAAGGTGCACCATGTTTTAGTAAGACTGGAGTTGAACTCCCATACTTGAATCTTTCTCCAATGGCTTGCGCTTATATATGCAATACAGACAATgcttcattttgtatttttttctccataaaaCGAAAGTacttaattaaaatgtgttccCTCAAGTAAAATCAGTCTATGACCTTATTCACAGGTCACAAATCAGTACTTCAAAGAACAAATAAGCCAACAACTTTGGAGACTCTTAATTAGCGAAGTTTTCCCAACAGACTTCTTTTGACCAACACACCCAGAGAACTGGGGATGTTTTTGTAAACTCCTTCATGTTGTTTATTATTGAGCAGTATTACCCTCTGCAACTCAGCCAAACATCCCTCCACACCTCCGTCCAATGTGCCAAGACCAAGGCTTTCGCCAACAGGAGCATGATTCACTCTTAAACTGAAATGATTTTCAATATGACATAAtttccactcctccacacatTCCCAATTAGCAccaaaacttttcagtcatgttGGTGAATGCCTCTCTTTCTCCGAAACATTTACAGGGGCTGTTTCAGAATGTAAATATACTTGTTTCTAGTGCAATAATTAATACTAATTTGACTGGACGTGTCCTGAACATTTCCTGAAGGTCAGTCTTCACAGCAGATGAAAGGTGCAACTTGTGAATCATCAAACCAGACTTTTATAATGCTTTGCAAGCAACATGATGGAGTgttaattattatcattttagttttgttttttgttgttttttcaacaGTTACCATAAATTACATTTTGGCATATGTTGCTCAATCAGTGTCTAATAACATTTTTGCTTTGTAccattttagtcatgtttttgctttaaatgAAGAGATGGAAGTGTTCCATCCATGGCTTAACAGCTTAAGCAATGATATTTTATGTGCTAAATGACAAGAAGCATATACATCATTTTGTCTGCAACTGCAATACAAAATTCAGTGTTTATGGCATAAATTATGTCTGAAAGCCAATAAGTTTTGTGATGCCACTTGCAGAATTGTTTATCTGCAAAAATAGCCACTTTCAGACCCCAGGGAGAAACTCTTCAAGCTGAACTAATCCAAAGCCAAATGAGGTTGACCATGGTCCATGGAGAAACCAGGAGTGGCTAACAAGTAAATATAAGCTtgcaattaattaaaaaataaatgccaCAATCTCTGGAGTGCTATTAGAAGTGACGCACACATGTTCATTTTGTACCAAGACCTAAGAAAACCGGGTGCAACTTTTAGCCCCATTGCTTCCTGACCATTGTACAATCCCTTCAATACAgctatattataattttaaatgtatacaTATGGCTTATACTTTCCTTCACAAAATCTTTATTTAAGATAAGACAACTATGCATCCTAGTTTGAGCCCTCTATGGATGGCACCATTATCCATAACCTTTTTAATCTTGGGCATTCAAATACATATAATTCAGTTGTCAGATGAAAATAACATGTCTTGGGCTTATTGCTTTGAGTGAAAAGGTGATTGAATCCAGGTGTAGCATGAGATAAGTCCGATTATGGAAGCAGTGCCATGTGAGGTGAGCTGAAGAGGCCTGACAGCTGTGAAGCAACTGGGAGGAAGTGTTGAGCAAAAACAAGATTGGCCACTGATTTAAGGCACAGTTTGGTTAATTAGTAAGGTAAATATGTAGAAAAATATTAGTTGGTTGTGAAGTGAGACTTTGGTCATGGAAGAACGCAATTTTGATTTCACAGAAGTTTTGGTTCATTGTGAAATTATCAGGGGAGTTTGAAGGACAAGGTAACAATAACAGTGTGAGTAAAGTGTTATGTAATCTTTGCATGGGAAAGAAGTGGGGTTCTCTCTGAACAGTTACTCTGTCATCTGGGGAACTTCAAACAAGATTTTGGTGATGTTTGGTTTAATGATTTATGAAGGAGATCCCAGTCCTTTCAAACAAGGGGAGGGGTTTCAGGAAATTACAAGATAAATTATACGAGACTTTTCTTGCTGTCTTTTTCCTGCATTTTTGTAACTCCAAGTACTTCAAGTGTCaacaaacatcaaatatataaatgccATAGTGATGCTGACATTCCAGGAATGTCAGGAACCATTCGTGTAGAAGCCTTGTTATGAATTATTACATTTAGACTAAAGCCTAAatttgtgtcactgtgtgtaGAGATAAAttgtttactcaaatatgcaatGAAGTCATTGTGGCTAATATATGTTCCTATTGAGgcaaaaaacaaatcaacttTGATATGATGTCAAAATATAACTGTCAGATAACACATTATAAAATCAGTTTTACTCTAAATGTGTCAGAAATATTTTCCATCAACatccatgttttattattatgatacaGATTGGTTTAGTTGCAGGGATGCTCCTTATAAAAATCATCATGTGTGCCATTTTTCTGCATTCATGTCACTTCAGGAATTGGCCTTGTAATTCAAATACCATTTTGATTTTGTATAGAAAACAATATTAATACATTAGTAAAACTAGTCTAATGCATTTTCTCATCTGTGCTCTCAGGGAGACAATAACTGCTAACTTATTCAAGAGGTCATTCTCAAACTTCCTGGAGTGTCCACAGAGTTGTATATTTACCACTATGCTCCAGGAAAGCACCCTGAAGAATTACATAATCTAAATCAGACAATTTAGAAGTAGCCTGGAGTATTGCACATTGATGCCTTCTGTTTTGCCTGAGTTGTGGTTTTGTAAATTGTGTATTGAATGAAATCTACTATAATTGTATGGACAAGGCGTGTAAATAAAGAAATTACTTGATGTAAACTAAAATGTGAGTTTTTGATTGTATATTATTAACATAAAACTTAAGTGCTACAACACCATAGTGTGACTATTAACCCACAGATGGTGAGTGCCATGCCATGAGGTCTTATAGATGAGAGCAGAGGTGATTTGTCTTACTTCTGTACACAGCAGGGACAGAGATAGAGGAGTGCTGAAGTAGCCCGTCAGTGACATCCCTAGGAGCACCCTCTCTGCAGAAAATTAGACCCAACTTGAATGAAGAGACTGACTGCCTTTTAGACTAAGAGAAAAACAAGGCAGTAGACAtataaaaaaagcacaaaaaaaaacccaaacaaaaaactcaacagTGCATTTCAGGACATGCACTTTCCTGCCTTACTTTCCTTATTAGTTTATTGGACAAGGAACAGGACAACATAACTACTGTATGCATAcctgaaaaacaagaaaagtgaCGAATGGACAAGTCAACACCAAGAAAGTaaccaaagttttttttatagtaaaaaaaaaaaatgcttgtaAGATCTTGAAGCATTTTGGCATAGTAAAATAATACTGCAGTGTACACACTTATTAATGTAGGCATATTGACACAATTACTGTCAGCTAACATAAGAACACTCTGCATATGCATGTTCACCAATGTGGCCATATTTCTTTACAGTAATTAGATTCAGTGTGACATATTAGCAAAATATTCAGTATCATAAAGAATATTTCAGTCTATAAATATCTGTATCATTTGTATTGTACATTTGGACAGTggttaaaaaggtaaaaagaaatCCACTTAATTCAACAACAAACTCAGCTTTCCTTTTAAAGAACAATACTTTTATAACTAcacttttataaatatttggGACAGTTGGGAGTAGTTAGGAGCTGCAGGTTTTTCTGATTAGGTGACAGTACGGAGATCCAGAGGTTTGCAATCCTGGTCCAGAGTGGTTGGGGTATTTACATGTTGGTATGTTGGTTGTTTATGTCCATTATGTTAATATGACCACCATGTTATTGTGCTTTTAGTGCAATACACAAAGATCACAGTCTCCGGCTCGGAAGACTATCATGTCCTCCACAGACAGTCATGTGACATCATCCTGAGTAATCAAGACAGGAAATGTTCTGTAGCAGATAAGGCTCAAGAAATTCATCGGTTCTACTAGGATTTGCtgtaaaataactcaaaaagtCCATAGCTACAGACATGGTGTTCAGCTGGGAGTACTTGTGCAGGTTGAATAGCCACTGGTGTTTATCTCCTCTGATCAGCAGGAAAAGGCTGCAAGGACAGCTGACTGACATGCTTCACATACACATTCCCATCCTCCAGCTTGACTTCATACACTTGTTGCTAAAAACATACAACAGACAAAAATGGTTAGAGTACAGGAATTACACAAGTAATGCTTCTCTGTCAAGCTACTACTGAGTGAGAAAATGAGAGAATTATGATTTATACACGTTTTACATATCGTATGATACTAATCTGGAAAGTAAAACTGTTGTCACTGAGTCACATTGGCCTACTTAGGAGGGCAGAAATGAATGACCTTACAAACATTGTATCATTTGTGTCAGAGAATGCTGCATTTCCATTCTTTCCTACAAAAATAACCTGTAAGGATGTCCCAGATTTGCCGGTCCTGAGGTCAAAGTCGTAATCGTGCCAGGGACAGAACACCTTGAGAACCCCGTCTGCCTCCTCTATGTCCCCATCACAGAGGGGGCCACCTGAGGACACAGCAAAACCAAAGTGAGCAGAATAGAGCAGGTGAGCCTTCCAATGAAATCAAACACATTGTTATCCAAAGTTAcaaacatatttatgaaaacgTTATTTTGAAAAGCAGTGTTATTGGGGTCAGGTGTAGCAGCCTGTGCCCCACAGCCTGTGCGCCCACAGCCTGTGCGCCCACAGCCTGTGCGCCCACAGCCTGTGCGCCCACAGCCTGTGCGCCACACTCCGGACACTGCTGCACAGCTGTAGCCTACGTCACGATGTTAGCTGAGGCTAGGCTAGCACTGTTAACATGTCAACTCAAGGGGTTTGCCTTTACCGGAGTGTGCACAGCGAGCACCCATGGCAAAAAACTCCCCTTTGACGTAGAAAAGGCACACGTCTGCGTCGTAGCCGAGAGAGGAGTGCATGAGTCGGCAGCGCTTTTTGGAAAGCTCCGCGGCTGGGCCTATGAGCCTCCACGAACCTCCCCTCGTCTTCTCCTCATCATCTCCCGAGCCAGAAGCCATAAAGGACGCCGAAAAGAGCTGCTTTTCCAATTTGTGTTAGAACAGATTGCCATTTTTCCGACGGCGAAAAGAGAGTAGACATTTCTCTTTGTGAAAACATTCCATATTAAGTGGCCCAGATCAGTGCAGTGCGTACGAAGCAGCTCAGCGCGCCGCCTGCATCCAACTGTATCCTCTGCGGGGGGGATGATGTGCAAAGAAACGATGGGCAAAATCTTATGAAATGCATGGAAAATCACACAAGTCCTAATATATAAActgatttgtattttaataaaaagtgaatGTGAATTTAAGATATGTAGATGTTAACTGAACTGACGAATATCAGCGTGTACATAGGTCTAAAGGTTACATTAATGAATAGACTGTACAGccaaaaggattttttttagccCACTTTAACCTGTCAGTGGTAGTTTCATTGAACAATATAGTCTTAAAGGCTACGACCTGCTTTGAACCTGATCTGAGTTTGCATTATGGCGCTCAGGGCCCAGACCAGAGCCATACATAATCATGATCTGTATTCCTTCAACTGTTTCAGTTAGTGTGTCAGTGCTGCTGGCTGATAATCCTCCAGAGTAGCCTAATAAAGGCCATGTTACTGTCCTGATGGGAGTGATGCATAACAGAGACGTCTTGTTCAGATTTTGGAGCTGCTGTAGGCCTATCTTGGTGAAGCATAGGTACAAGATGTTTCTAAAGTACAACATATTGTTTCTTCTCTTGGAAATCGACAGAGCCAATGTAAAGAAAGGGGAGCTATTCATTTTCTGACAGATTTTTTGCCGAATTAAATCAAGTTTAAATGGATACCCTGAGTCATGACTCATAACCAACTTTGAATTCACAGACTATTACCTGTTACACGAGTTGTTTGAACTGAACATCTGAAGAAAGTTTTCATTAAGGCCTTGAATCGTAGAGTTTCCTTTGGTGGCTATGAAAAGGGTTATACTTGACCTGAACGTGATTTCAGCAGTTTTAAAAAGAACAGACCGCAGGTGTGAGGTGATCTGCAGCTCAGCTCTTACATGACAAAGAAGTGTGAAAAGCACTCCTGTGAAAGCAATTAGACAAGACTGAAATGATTTTTgaaggaaaggaaagagagaaaatgaaatcaaaatgatGTAGTGTGGAAAATATGAACAAGTAAGCTGGAAGGGAACAATAAACAACACTGAAAAAGTGCATAACTGGTCCAAATGATCACAGGAGTACCAGCGCTGTCCATAAATCCATTACTGTAACCAATGGACATGGAGGACGTGCATTCAGGGGGCAAAATTAGTTGTAGAGTGTGTCTGGCCTGGATAAGGTTTTTGACTGAAAGCAGAGCCCATTAACATCCATCACTGTAGTCTCATGTTGTCCACAGCGGAGCAACTACCCTCAAAACTCTCCCGACTCATCTGCCAAGCATGGACGTCCGCCAGCGCTCCACACAACATGCTTTTCATTAGCCAAGCAAACGCACCAGCCAGTATCACGACACCATACCTGTTTGAGGgctttagtgttttgtttcatgttagtGCTATACATAGTGCTGTATGTGTTCTGTGCTCTTTGGCACAGTAACAAAAGTCAACTCAGTACAACACACTCctaaattttaagttttaaaggtgcactatggtaCTGTGGAGCgcctgccacctgtttgttccCTTggtccaaggagatgttattgtcttgcctggaatgtcccatatggtatttaaatgatcaatcttGCATCTTGCTAAAAAAATACCATGAAACTCATACTTTCTTACAGTGATCAGGtcacctccccacagatctgagctcCAACTTGGCCTGAAAGTGTCACCTGtgtttctccatgaagatggagaagtttaatgccacccTGTGGACTATTcccggcaaagcaataacatctccatggggacaagaaTGAATCACCACAAGACATATGAGATTTTTTTGTGGGACCCAATCTAAATTGATTATGAAGGGATTTTGTTAGGAGAGTCTGACTCCCAAATTTAACATGAAAATACTCTTCTCTTAAGACATTTGTTTAACTGAATGTTGCTACagtaatttcatttatttcaaaaatctGTTCTTCTTAAAATATTAGACTTGAGGATTTCAAGAAATTAAGATATGTGATTTATTTGCAGATTTTTAATGTGATGTGCGTTATTGACTcaacactaataataatgacatttatttCATGCAGTGACAGCACACCTTTATGGGACTAATTGGAAACATGCCTTTCATTACCTCCAAATCCATCTTTGAAGTTCAGTGGACAGGAGTCAGAAGCACAGTTGAAGTTCTTGGCTAAGTCCCAAAGTCTGGTCCTCAATGAGTCCCCAAGGCCCAGGACGGTCCCTCTGTGAAAACGATGAGTAGTTCAGGGTCAGTCAGGAGCCTTTTCTGCACACTTTTCCAGTGCTGCTGACTTAGCTTTAGGGAAATGTCTATCCAACACATTATGTCCCTAATGTCCAAAACGGGGACTATGTGGAATGTCTGAAAGTATCCAGATGAAACAGAGCacactgaaccagtactaatcAGTATTATCTGCTACTGTAATGTAGGCACAACCCGAACACAGCATTTTAGCATCTGGTTCTATAAAAATCACAGTGAGCCATGGCATCCCATTTTTattaaagcaaataaataactCAAAGTGCTGAAAACTGGTAGTGTTATTTATGGACCCATGACGAAAAATGAACAAACTAGGATGACTTATTCCGATTTACAAAGATTAATGGCATCAACCCCACATTTTATTGCAACCTGATGTTTAAATATTAAGTTAATTACACAAGGCTTCTGGGTTTCTGCACTGAAGCTGGTGCCAGTAGGCCTACACATGGCAAACAATATCATTAGCTACACACTTTACAGAATAACTTATTTCACCACTTTCAGAGGCCCGAGCAGAGTTTTACTGTCATgtcactgctaacaacaactagcatactaacagcacaccagtgttacttcctggtttaggGGTGATAAATATGCTTTAAAATTAGAATCAGACAGTACATtctttttcattatatatctgtATAGGGGCAGGACCGTTTTTACTTTATtaggccacataaaataatcaatctcataaaagtaaaacatgttgTGATCCTGTCGATGCCTCAGAAAGTGAACGTCTCTTAAATGCTCAGTTGTGTTTACGAGGGCGTAGGGGGTGTGGAAAACAGCCCCATACATTAACCTTGTGTGCACCTCGCAGGCCTGTAAACCCTCTCACTATTTGGCTGCTATATGACCATGTAAAGCAATAATACACGCTCTAATGACACGGCGTGGGCTGCTCACACCATTACGACCTGCGGCGTTTTGCTTTTGGATGCAGCTGCTGTAGACTGAAGGCATCATTTGGTTTAACTAAACACTAGTCCACCCGAGGGACTTGGAAAGGTCGGAAGACAAGATGTTTCATTGGACAGGAGTTTGGTTGGAATTTAGGAAACttgcaataaacaaaaagaaacactaTCCTGGTAACATGGCAGCAatgtttttacactgttttgGCTGATTTGTTTTAAAGACTACTTTATTTGGTCTCTGAGTTCTCATtaaactatgacaaatattttGTTTGACAAAATATGTTTAGCATAAATTAAGATTAAGATGCTAATACTTCCTAAACGGCTGTTGTCTGAACAGAAGGACATTTTAATATAGTTTACATGTTAATCAACAGAATGTGCAGCTGTAAAATGCCTTTTTCTTTCCAATtcgaggggaaaaaaacaactcatgTGTAGATCAAACAGTTTAAGTGCTGTTTTTGTAAGTACAAGGTTTGGGTCTGGAGCTATTGAGTCATTGTCTGCAGAAAGCATAGGTTGGGCTTGTGCTGTCCACCTACATTTATGTCTGCAGGAGAGATCGACATTCCTCTTGCTCTAGACACAATACATCTTGTTGTTCTGGGCTCCTGGTTCAGAGCGCTGGACAAAGAGTGATTTCACCAGAGGAAAATGCAGACAGGGATGATGGTTTTAGAGAGTGCACATGCTGTATAAATTGTGATTTATTGACAGAATTGTCAATAAATCTTGCCAATAATTAATCAAGCAAACAATTGATTAAAAGTGCCCTCTGCTCACTTCAGGCTTGACTGAAATAACACTATTGACATCTTGAacttttgttgctgttgtttcttCAGGTTGATTAACCAGACCTGACCTGAAGGTCTACTTTATTAACCGTGAGTGGACTTACAAAATGGTCTTTGGCAAAAGGACTTTGCATATATCAGTATAGGTGCATATCCTGTTGGCATTGATTTGTGTGCTTACATCTACACCTGGGTACTGTCCCTCTTTGGTTAAACTTTCCAGTTGTTGGCACAACTGTGGTTGTATGTGTCTTATACGTCCCACCCACATATTTTGGAAACACAAGGAAACTCGTTTGATTCAAGAATCCAACACTGGAGCTTCTTCCTCTGAATCAGTGTTCCTCACTGTGCCACTGCGAGATAAACGAGTCACAGCAATATGGAAAGGTTTGTGGAGTGCATGTCACCTTAAATGCTTCAGATAGAAGAGTGGTGGCTATAGCGTGCAAAGAACAGAACGCAATAAAATGTTGGACGATGGAAAGTACAATTGAAAGGGGTCTGCAGAGACATGTTAAAGCTTTTCCTCTGTCTTTCCTTTGGTAACCTCAGAAGCTACTGTCCTGCTCAGATCTCACCAAAGTAATGTTCCCTATGGTCAAAGCTTTCAACTTCAACTGCTGCTGTCCCATTGGAGTGCTCTTTTTAATGAGACACTATGTATTAGCATAAAGGTCTTTAGACTACATATACTGTAGCACCATCTAGAGTCTGGGGCCAAGTAGTCAAAGGCTTCCTTACAGAACAGACACATATTCAAAGTGTGCGTGAGTCCACTGTTATACATCAGGCTATTTGTAGACAGTGACCTCCCAGGCAGTGCACCCATTTGATGTTTACTtccacacagacattttgtccAAAGAATACACAAAAGAACCAAAATGCAACCACATTTACACCGCATCTGCATAACTCAACCTGACATTTATGTGAAAAAACTGTGAAATGAATGGACAAATGTAGCAATATTAAACTTTAGACAGTGGGACTGGAGGGTTTAGGGAAAGTTGTGTCAGCATGGTTCAAATGCCACttaaaagaggggagaggatgtGGGTTGGATTCCGAATTAGACCACATGAGAGGACCTGGTCAAAAGTCTGTCCTGTCTGGACTTCTGAGGTGGGAGCTATTTGTGACAGAGGGTCTCGCTCATCTGGGAAAGTGAGCTCCAACAGACAAAAGTCGTATGTTTAACTAATGCTGCAGCTAAACAGTGATCCACATCGTCTGCGATCCATGgatacagaaaaatatacatAGTGCTTTTTATTATACAATGAAGGGTTATAGTCATGTAAAGGTGAGcaagaaaatataatgaaaaccACAGCTTGGATAAGGATGAGGAATGAGACATCAAACATATGGATCTGTTGTTATGGTAATACAAATTTGTTTAACAATTCAACATTTAGTATTGATGAAAGTGACAAAGGTTTTACTGCAAAAATATGAGTATATGTTTAATACTAAGATGCAGCTTACaaatggaggatctgccacctgcttgtctccatggagattttgacTCTTTGCCTGGCATGTTCCTCAG contains:
- the si:ch211-212d10.2 gene encoding Rieske domain-containing protein — protein: MASGSGDDEEKTRGGSWRLIGPAAELSKKRCRLMHSSLGYDADVCLFYVKGEFFAMGARCAHSGGPLCDGDIEEADGVLKVFCPWHDYDFDLRTGKSGTSLQQQVYEVKLEDGNVYVKHVSQLSLQPFPADQRR